From Triticum urartu cultivar G1812 chromosome 2, Tu2.1, whole genome shotgun sequence, a single genomic window includes:
- the LOC125536374 gene encoding thaumatin-like protein 1, whose protein sequence is MGLPGCIAVIVLLLISWREGEAAMFTFVNRCADTVWPGVLSNAGTARLGTTGFELPPGASRAVPAPSAWSGRLWARTGCAQDGATGRLVCATGDCGSGTAECAGAGAAPPATLAEFTLDGTGGLDFYDVSLVDGYNLPVLVEPSSGERPGGASTAGSCASAGCAADLNAMCPAELRSGGGAACRSACDAFGRPEYCCSGAYANPGTCRPTSYSQVFKMACPRSYSYAFDDPTSTFTCAGGPDYTVTFCPGATPSQKSTTVPAATTPTQTTPTPTTVPVTDTPAMMPGMTFTDANQDSMPMPMGGEAGTGGGGSIQGQGVILGGTSSDAWLANMATGDATGAAAAAAASGRLVAAPLVLLALHLLR, encoded by the exons ATGGGGCTGCCGGGATGCATCGCCGTCATTGTGCTCCTTCTGATTTCATGGAGAG AGGGGGAGGCGGCGATGTTCACGTTCGTCAACCGGTGCGCCGACACGGTGTGGCCGGGCGTCCTGTCCAACGCCGGCACGGCTCGGCTCGGCACCACGGGGTTCGAGCTCCCGCCGGGCGCGTCGCGCGCTGTGCCGGCGCCCTCGGCCTGGTCCGGCCGCCTCTGGGCCCGCACCGGATGCGCGCAGGACGGCGCCACGGGGCGGCTCGTCTGCGCCACCGGCGACTGCGGCTCCGGCACGGCCGAGTGCGCCGGGGCCGGCGCGGCGCCCCCAGCGACGCTGGCCGAGTTCACGCTCGACGGCACGGGCGGGCTGGACTTCTACGACGTCAGCCTGGTGGACGGGTACAACCTGCCGGTGCTGGTGGAGCCGTCCTCCGGGGAGCGCCCCGGCGGCGCGTCGACCGCCGGGTCCTGCGCTTCGGCGGGGTGCGCGGCGGACCTGAACGCGATGTGCCCCGCCGAGCTccggtccggcggcggcgcggcctgCCGGAGCGCGTGCGACGCGTTCGGGCGGCCCGAGTACTGCTGCAGCGGCGCCTACGCCAACCCCGGGACGTGCCGGCCGACGTCCTACTCGCAGGTGTTCAAGATGGCCTGCCCGCGCTCCTACAGCTACGCCTTCGACGACCCCACCTCCACCTTCACCTGCGCCGGCGGCCCCGACTACACCGTCACCTTCTGCCCCGGCGCCACCCCGAG CCAGAAGTCGACCACGGTGCCGGCGGCCACAACGCCGACGCAAACGACCCCCACGCCGACGACGGTGCCTGTGACGGATACGCCGGCGATGATGCCGGGGATGACGTTCACGGACGCCAACCAGGACAGCATGCCGATGCCGATGGGCGGCGAGGCCGGGACTGGTGGCGGCGGCAGCATCCAGGGGCAGGGCGTGATCCTCGGGGGCACCAGCAGCGACGCCTGGCTCGCCAACATGGCCACCGGCGACGCGACGGgcgcggcagcggcagcggcagccTCCGGGCGGCTAGTCGCCGCGCCATTGGTACTGCTCGCGCTCCATCTGCTGCGATAG